In Flavobacterium cerinum, one genomic interval encodes:
- a CDS encoding DUF3467 domain-containing protein, with protein MSENKQQGQINIELDEQTAEGIYSNLAIINHSNTEFVIDYINIMPGMPKAKVKSRIILTPQHAKRLLGALTENINRFEAAHGEIKEAELPPIPLNFGPTGQA; from the coding sequence ATGAGTGAGAATAAGCAACAAGGGCAGATTAATATTGAATTGGATGAGCAAACGGCAGAAGGAATTTATTCCAATCTGGCGATCATTAATCACTCCAATACAGAATTTGTAATTGATTATATCAATATCATGCCGGGTATGCCTAAAGCTAAAGTAAAATCAAGAATTATACTAACGCCGCAACATGCCAAACGTTTATTGGGTGCTTTAACTGAAAATATCAACAGATTTGAAGCCGCTCACGGTGAAATAAAGGAGGCTGAATTGCCACCGATTCCATTAAATTTCGGACCAACCGGTCAAGCTTAA